The Leisingera daeponensis DSM 23529 genome includes the window TTCAAAGCCGCCTATGAAGCCAAGGCCAATTACATCCGCCTGGCCGAAGGCAAGGTCAACGCCCGCGATTTCACCGAACTGGCCGAGCTCAAGATCATGGCGGCCGGCGGCTATGTCTCCCCCGAGGCGCAAACCGACCTGCAGAAGGCCCGCGCGATTGACCCCGCCCACGGCCCGGCCCGCTATTACTGGGGCCTGATGCTGGGCCAGATCGGCCGCCCGGACCTCGCCTACCGCGAATGGGCTGCAACCCTGCGGGACGGCCCGGCGGAGGCGCCGTGGGTCAAGGGCATCCAGGGCCAGATCGAGGAGATGGCCTTCCGCGCCGGTGTGGAATACCGCCCGATCACGCCCGGCGGCGCCACCGCCCCCGCCCTGCCCGGCCCCAGCGCCGAGGATATGTCCTCCGCCAGCGAACTCTCCGCCGAAGAGCAGCAGGAAATGATCCGCGGCATGGTCACGCGCCTGTCGGACCGGCTGGCGAGCGAAGGCGGCAGCGCCGAGGAATGGGCAAGGCTGATCGGCGCCCTGTCGGTTCTTGGCGAAACCGAACGCGCGCGCACCGTCTATGCCGAGGCCCGCGGTGCGTTTGAGGCTGACGCCGAGGCACTGGCCCTTTTGGAAACCATCGCCGCCCAGTCCGGAATTACCGAATGATCCACGACGTCTTTGAAGACTTCGCCGCCGCCCTGCCGCCGATGAGCGCGCTGATGGGGCTGGACCTCGGCACCAAGACCATTGGCGTCGCGGTCTCCGACCGTATCGGCGCGGTGGCCACGCCCCTGGAAACCGTGAAGCGCAAGAAGTTCTCAACTGACGCCGCGCGCCTCCTGGAGATCATCCAGGCCCGCGACATCAGCGGCATCCTCCTGGGCCTGCCCCGCAACATGGACGGCACGGAGGGCCCCCGCTGCCAGTCCACCCGCGCCTTTGCCCGCAACCTGATGCAACTGACCGACCTGCCGATCAGCTTCTGGGACGAACGCCTCAGCACCGTGGCAGCCGAAAAAGCGCTGCTTGAGGCGGATACGACACGCAAACGCCGCGCAGAGGTTATCGACCACGTCGCGGCCTCCTATATCTTGCAAGGCGCATTGGACCGGATGCGGCATTTGAAGAACGGGTGAATGATGACGGACGACGTATGGAAACGGGACGAAATCCAGTCCCCCTGCATCAAGATCTGCGTCGTCCACCCGGAGGCCCGCATCTGCACCGGCTGCTACCGCTCCATCGACGAGATCCGCGACTGGTCCAAGATGACCAACGACGAGCGCGCCGGCATCATGAACGACCTGCCCGCCCGCGCCGGCAAACTGGTCAAACGCCGCGGCGGCCGCGGCGCAAGGTTAAAGCGCGGCTAACGCGGCGCGCGGCGGGGTAACCGCTTGGAAATCATGCGGAATAAGCACTGACCCAATGTTTCGCGCGCGAAACATTCAGGCAGAACTGCTGACCTATTCGCCAAGGTGCCGATGGCCATAGCGAGGGTGATCAGATACCTTGCAACCTCCTAGCGGACCGGCGTTCATAAGGCGCAACTCAGCCAAGACCTACGTGGGCATTACACCGGACGGTCTCTGCTCGGCTGAGGTAGGGCTACCCCTCCGCCAGCCACCCCTTGGTCCAATCCGCCAGCTCCGGACGAAAATAGGCGATCATCCGGCCCTCTTCCGGTGCACTTGCCCCCTCGCCCCAGGGCGCAACCCCGTGCAGGCACAGCCGGTGCATCAAGTAACTTTCGCCGGGCCTGGCAGGCACCGTGATCCGCGGGCAGGTTTCGAACACCTCAGCGCGGGCAGCCGTGTAGATGTCGGTCACATCCACGTCTGCCCAGTCCTTCGGCGGCACGCCCTCAAACGCGGCGGCAAAGGCGCGGCGCATGATCCTGTGGCTGCCTTCCCAGATCACCAGCGGCGCGGCATCGGGGCTGCTTTCATTCAGCGGGATGCCCAGCACCCAGGCATGCGGCTCCTCCACCTTGCGGCGGCGGTGCCCGCCATACATCTTCACCCCGTCCACATGCGCCGCATCGCGTTTGACGCGGTAGCGGAAGGCAGCCTCGCCCTCACCCGGACGCGGGCGCGGGTAGCCGGGAAAGACCGAGGACACCTGCGCCCGGTGCAGGTCCGGAATGGGCCCGAGGTGCTGCGTGATGAAATCAATTGGCGCCCCCGCCAGCGGCGGGCCGCCGGGCACGCGTCCTGCGGCGTCGTTTGGCAGCGCATCGACGCCGATGAACCAGGTCCGCTCGCACTGGAACCAATCGGCGTTTGACGGGTCGTGCAGCGCTTTCACTCCCTGCCGCAAGGCATCCGCCGCCCAGGCGGCCACATGCGAATCATGGCCGAACCGCACCCACCCCTTGTCCTGAAACTTCTTGATCTGTTCCGGCATGACGCCCTCTCAGTACCCGAAAGCCTTGCGCAGCATGTTCAGCGCCACCAGCACCAGGAAGGCCCCGAACACCCGCTTCAGCGGTTTGGGATCCATCGCATGGGCCAGCTTCACGCCCCATGGCGCGGTGATCAGGGTCATGGCAATCACGATGAAGAACGCCACCAGATTGACCGCGCCGATGGTGAACGGCGGCCGGGTTGCGGGGTCCACCTCCAAGAGCAGAAACCCGGCAACCGAAGGCACCGCAATGATCACGCCAAAACCCGCAGCGGTGGCCACCGCCCGGTGCACCGCCACTCCGTGAAGGGTCATCAGCGGCACCCCGAAGCTGCCGCCGCCAATGCCCATCAGCACCGACAGGAAGCCGACCGCAGGCGACAGGACCATCCGCTTGACGCCCTTGGGCATCGCTTCCGCCAGCCGCCACTCCGACCGGCCCAGCCCCAGGTAGCAGCCGATGACCAGCGCCAGCCCGCCAAACACCCCCTGCAGCACGGTGGAGCGCAAGGAAGACGCCGCCAAGACGCCCACAACGGCGCCAATGGCAATGCCGATCCCCCAGCCGCGCAGGATCTCCCAATCCACCGCGCCCTTCTTGTTGTGGCTCATGACAGAGCGCAGCGAGGTCACGATGATTGTCGCCAGCGACGTCGCCAGACAAATCTGCATCAGCTGATCGCCGCCATACCCCAGCGTTTGAAACGCATAGAAAAACGCAGGCACCAGCACGATGCCGCCGCCGACGCCCAGAAGCCCGGCCAGCACCCCCGCAAAGGCGCCGATCACCACCAGAAGCGCCCCCATTTGCATCAGCAAGGCGGGCTCCGGCCACAGGGCGGCGGTCAGGGCGGGATCGGTCATGCGGGGCACCTCTGGCTTTGGTTCACCGCAAAGGGTTAGCCGCCGCTCCCCGCTTGCACAAGGCACCAGCGCGTGAGGCGTACCGTCACGCTGCGGCGCGGGTCTCCACCTGCGCCAGCGCCTCCTGCACCAGCTCCGGCCCGGCCCCCGCCCGGCAGGCGCCCTCGGACAGCATCCGCCGCCACTGCCGCGCCCCCGGCTTGCCCGCAAACAGCCCCAGCATGTGCCGGGTGATCTGGTTGAGCCTCGCACCCTCGCTCAGCCGCGCCTCGATATAGGGCAGCATCTGCCGCACCGCCTCTGCCGGGTCGCTGACAGTGCCTGTGCCATAGATCTCCGGGTCCGCCGCACACAACACATCGGCCGGCTGGTGATAGGCCGCACGCCCCACCATCACCCCGTCCAGGCCGCGGTCCAGATGCGCCTTGGCCTCCGCCAGCGTGGCAATGCCGCCGTTGATCGAGACATGCAGGTCCGGGAACGCCGCCTTCATCCGGTGCACCAGCTCATAGTCCAGCGGCGGGATGTCCCGGTTCTCTTTCGGAGACAGCCCCTGCAGCCAGGCCTTGCGCGCATGAATGGTCACCCGGCCGCAGCCCGCGGCGCGGATCTTCTCGAGGAACTCCGGCAGCACCTCTTCCGGCTCCTGCTCATCCACACCGATACGGCATTTGACGGTGACGTCCACATCCACCGTTTCCCGCATCGCCGCGACGCAATCGGCCACCAGCTCCGGCGTCTGCATCAGCACCGCCCCGAAAGCGCCGGATTGCACCCGGTCGCTGGGGCAGCCGCAGTTGAGATTGATCTCATCATAACCGGCCTCCGCGCCCAGCCGGGCGGCCTCTGCCAGTTCCCCCGGATCCGAGCCGCCCAGCTGCAGCGCCACCGGATGCTCCTCGGCATTGAACTCCAGCAAATGCAGCGCCCCGCCGCGCACCAGAGCCGGCGCGGTCACCATCTCGGTATACAGCAGCGTTTCCCGGCTCAGCAGCCGGTGCAGATAACGGCAGTGCCGGTCGGTCCAGTCCATCATGGGTGCGACCGATAGGCGGGACGCATTGAGAACATTATATTTTATATTTTTATCAGCCATTTACCGCTCATCTATCCGCCCCGTTACTGTCTCATATGTTGTAATTCTCGCCCATTTTTGGCATGGTTTACAACAAATGTTGTAACTTGGGCCAAATGTTGTAACCCCATGGGTACCATTATCAAGCGATAGCGCTAAGACGGCTCTGCCGCGTGGCTTGCCCAAATCGCCGTTCGGCGGGCTGGAAAAACTGTCTGGCGCGAGAACCGGACCTTCGAACTGCGCTCGACCGCCGCGGCCTGGATCGAGAAGCACGAGAAGGACCTGGCAAAGCCCGGCGCACTCGAAAACCTGCCCATGGGAGAGACCCGCCGCCGCGAAGTGACCCTAAGCGACGCAATCGACAAATATGGCGAAGACAGTGCGAAGGCAATCGGTCGGACTAAGGCGCAGGTTCTCAAGAGCATCAAGGAGTTCGACATCGCGGACAAGCTTTGTGCCCAGATCGACAGCGCCGACATCGTGGCCTTCGCTCAGGAGAAGCTAAAGTCGGGTGTCTCACCGCAAACCGTGGCCAACTACCTCTCCCATCTTAGCGCGGTCTTCACGGTGGCCGGTCCGGCCTGGAACTATCCGCTGGAGGAACGCACCATGCGTAATGCGATGATCGTCGCCAAGAAGCTAGGACTGACGCAGAAGAGCCGCCACCGCGACCGGCGACCTACGCTGGACGAACTCGACCAGTTGATGGCGCATTTCCTCGACCGCTCAATCCGCCGCCCCTCCTCCGTCCCGATGCATCGCGTTATCGCCTTTGCGATCTTCTCGACCCGGCGGCAGGAAGAGATCACCCGAATCACGTGGGCGGATCTCGACAAGGACGGCAAACGGGTCCTCGTACGCGACATGAAGAACCCCGGAGAGAAGATAGGCAACGACGTCTGGTGCGACCTGCCCGATCCGGCGTTGGCGATCATCGAGGCGATGACCAAACACGCGAGCCAGATCTTCCCCTACTCGTCCGACGCGATCAGCGCAGCCTTTACGCGGGCCACGCAGTTTCTCGGCATAGAGGATCTTCGATTCCATGACATGCGGCACGAAGGCGTTTCACGCCTGTTCGAGATCGGGTACAACGTCCCACGCGCGGCTGCCGTTTCCGGCCACCGGTCATGGACGTCTCTGAAGCGCTACACCCCTCTGCGCCAGGCCGGAGACAAATTCGGGGCTTGGACATGGGTTGCGGAAGTCACCACCACAGACCCAAGGCAGCGCAAGAGACGACCCGCGCGGCCAAGCTCCACGGCCAAGATTAGAACGAAGCGGGTCCGACACTTAGGCTAGCTAGAAAACTCATAGCAGAGAGAAAGACGCAAGGGGGTCTAGTACTACCAATCGGTCAACACGACACGTCTTCCAAATGAGATAATTCATTCTCCAAAAAAATTCTGAAGTAACGAAGGCGGAACTGTTGGCAGTTTTCGTGGGTCAAGCCCATTGGCACGATACCAAGAAGAAAGTCTCTGCCGCCCTGTAGAAAGTCGTTGAAAGGGCAAGAAGCGCAACGCATTTAGATACAATACTCTTTCGCGGGCACCTTCATCGAAGCCGCATTCGTCCTTAAGGAACGAGGCTACAGCAGAAAGATAGTTTTCGTATCCGCGTTCCTTTCCTACCATGATCCAGTCAGAACCGTAGATTATGTGACGGATTTTCGGGTCATATCTTTGGACCCATGCTTTGAGATTAGTCGCAAGGTTTGTGCGCTCGATCTCAGAACCAAGTGCCTCAGACATATAGCTAATATCAACGAAGACCGGCTGTTGTGGATGTGCCTTGATGTATCTTCCTAGAACCCATTCCCAACTCGAATCGGGCAAAGGACCAAGCTGGCCGTAAGACTTCTTGTCGAACCCTCCGAAATGGGCAAGGCAGACACGGAGTTCCGGATGCTTCTCGAAAACAGGAATCCAGTAAGCTGGATCGGCCCTGATATCGTACTGTTCGCCGGCTCCGTTTGAGGCCGCTCCATGCGCCATAATCGGAGCGTCAAGCTCTGCGCAAAGACTATAGAGATCGTCCAGCGTCTCATCTAGCCTATGGCTTGGCTCGAATCCAAGCTTTTTCAAAGTGCGTCTTGGATACGGACCACGGTTGCCAGACGCTCGAAAACCCATTGGCGGATAAAGCTTGACCCCGGCAAATCCACTTTCGGTCAATGCCTTCCGTGCAATTTCTAGCGAACTAAATGAACCCTTGGTACCAGCCCTGAAGGCAACCTCTCGCAAAGGATCGTAGCCTACGAAATTCAAGACCACCGGCACTTTGTCGGAAGCAAGCGCAGCTCGCTGCGCCACAAGCTCCATGACCCTTACCTGCTTCGCCATGGATGATTCAACGTCTTGATAGAGCCATTCGTCGAAATCGACCAAGAGCGGCGTCATCACCTTCATCTCGAATTCTTGCCGCTCCGCGTCGGCGATCAACTCGTCCGCCAGCGCATGCCGATACATCCTGAAGAGGCTGAACCAATTGAGATATGTCGCAATACCTCCGCTCCGCTTAAAGGCTCTACGGCTCGCGGCCCGGGCTTCCTGAAGGGTAAGTGGCTCGCCATTAGTGAGCACCCTTTCCCGTGACTGACCATCGAGGAAAAAGTTTAGGAAGGCGGTGTCCCCAACTTGTTTGCGTTCCAGCTGCTCGGTCGGCGCACTCGCGATCTCTGGGCCACGCGCACGCCGTCTTGCATCGACCGTTCGAAGGAACTGTGCCATGTCCTCGATTGCCGAAGCTCGAGCGGCTTGCGCCGTTGTCGCCGAAGGCTTGGGCGACTCTCGGCCCTCCAGCACTGCGATCTCCTGGTCTGCACTTGGCGCGGCTCCTGCGCCCAAAAGCTCGACCATGAACTCAATCATGACGTCCAACGCGTCCGGGTCTCTGACACCGCTGCGCATCAGCGCCTGTTTAGGGTATCGCTTAAACACGACCTGCCGAAGAAAGCGAACTGTCGGCAGATCCGAGGCGTTAAAGACATGGCAATGGGCATCGACAAACGCCTGTCCTGCGCCGGGTGTCCCGGAATTTAATTGGCCCTGCCCGCAGCCTGACGCCAAGGCCGCACTTGATATCGTTACCTGCTTGATGAAATCGCGTCTACGCACCGGGTCTGCCCTGATAGAAATTGTCAGAATCGAATTGATAACTCATCGGCCGAAGCGCCGGCGAATAGTCTCCTTTTCTGGATTGTGTCCGTCGACTGAGCAAAGGAACGTTACTCTCTAGTTCGAACTCGTGAGACTATGGATCATGCTGTGAAACTGACCCCATTGGATAATTGGCATCGCGTACGGATTGTCTGATGTCGGCCACCCTTTCCATCGGCCGGTACTAAACGGCACGATCCGTGCCTCCTGAACGAGCGGAATAAACGGGGCCTCCTGCGAAATCAGATCGTAGGCCTGGCGCGTCAAGGTCAGCATTTCTTCGTCGCTTGGAGCCCTCGTCGCGATCTCATCCACAATTCGCCCGTACTGCTGAGCCGCAGGCGTGTTCCAGCGAGCTATGTTGTCATAGCCAGGGCTTCTGACACCAATTTCTACTGCGTTTTTGGGGTGATATCTTACTAAGGAGGCAAATGGGTCCACCACCGAGCCGCAGCTAAGCCAAGAGTATGCCGCATCGAACTTGCCTGGCGGTAAAATCCAAGCCCAAAGCTCAGCCCCCGAAACGACATCTATACTGGTAGCTATTCCAGAGTCTGTGAGGATTTGCGCGAGAACTCCTGCTGCTGCAGCATCAATTGCAGGTTCATCGGCCACATGGATGACAAGGCTCAGGTCTTCGCCATCTTTTTCGTAGATTTCGTCGTCGCCCTTGGCATAGCCGGCTGCTATCAGTTCCGCGTCCCCTTGAGCAGGGTTGGCTGCGGAAGGCATTGCGAAACCGGCGGACACAAGGTCATCCACGTAAACTTTAAGACCGGGCAGTAACGGGAACAAGGTCGGCGATGGAAGGTTCTGACCTGAGAATGCCTCATCCACAATCCTGGTCTGATCGACGAAATGCGCGACAGCCCGGCGCAGGGCCGGATTATCCCAAGGCGGGCTGATCGTGTTGAAGTCGAGCTGACGCGGGCAATGGCCGGGCCAAGGAATGGGATCGGCTTCGCTCCACGCAATGACATTTTGGTTTTCAACTCGGATTTCCTCGAACGTCGCGAAGTCAACTTCAATCCCGATATCGATCTCATCCGCCTTCAGCGCCTCGACGGCGTCCTCGTCAGCTTCGAAGAAGCGAACTACGACCTGTTCTGGTTCCGGAAGCTCGCTAAGGCCTGTCTTTGCGCCCCACCAATCTTCATTTCGAATGAACGTTGCTTCGGCTGCGGTGATCGAGTCAGCGACGTATGGTCCTGAACCGAGAAGCGGGTCGAGCAAGCCGCCGCCGACGGCCGCCGTCGAAAACGTGGCCATCTTCCCGTCCCAGACATGCTCAGGAATGACAAAAAAAGTGCCCTCGCGGCGAGTGGTCAGGAAGCTGTGCGGAAACCTCATATCCGCCTTGCGGAGCGTAATTATAAATTCTTGATCATCGACGGCCGCCACTGATTCAACCCGCGCACGGAGCTCAACCGCGATCGGGGCAACGAATGTCTTTGAGGTCAAAATCAGGTCGAACGTGAAATCAATGTCGGAAGTATCCAGCGGTTCGCCGTCTGACCAATAAACATTCTCGCGGAGTGCGATCCGCCAAGTCTTTCCACCGTCATTTGTAGTAACGGAACTAGCCAGCCAAGGAACGAAACGTTCATCTTGGGGTGCAAGGTGAATTAGCGGCTCGCTTGTGATACTCAGCAGGCCACCTGCATTTCCATCCGATGAGTAATGAAGCGGCAAATTGAATGTGTCCACCGCTGGAATTACCAGAGATTTCGATTCTTGCGCTTCAATTGCCTTCGGAAAACACAGCGATTGAAGAACTAGGAGCGAAAGAACGACTTTGGTCCACATTTACATATGCCCCCTTTTCGTTTCAAGAAATTGTGGCCAAGGCGGCGCTGTTCCATGTTCTCTTGCTGAGTGCTTTACTTTTCCATCGGACCCTTGGTGGCATATCGTCAACGCTGTCCTTGTGTTTGAGGATTCAAACAACATGCTTCGTCCCGTAAAAGCTGTCGGTTTGGTGTTAACGAACTTCAGCCCTGTTGCATCATCACTGCGCGTACGATGGCCCCAACGAGAAAGTTTTGTAAAGGCAACGACCTCACTGATCTTTTTCATATGAAACTCAATTCTGCTATGGTGTTGGACGGCCGTGATACAGGCGCCTTAGCATATCTGGTGTTTTACTCGGGTCTAAACCACCCTCAATAAGGTTTTGTATTGTGCCCCTGCCAAAAAACTCCTCTACATTCACTCCCTCATGAAAGAACTGATTTTGACCACCGCGCAACAATGCGCCGCCTGACTTTACTTCAGCAGCAAATATTTTACCCTCTTTCACAGTGACCAAATCCAGAACAACTGTATTACCATTTCTGAGGCGAGCATGCATTTGAGTTCCAATTACAGTGTGCCCTTTGTCGATAAGTTCGATGGCAGCTTGGACTTCAGCGACCCGCCCAGAAAGGCGATTTACTACCCATTGGGGGGCGCTGGCGGAGCGGGCTGCTTTGAGCAAGCCTTCCAAGTATGGGAGGCTTTGAGCAAATGCGGCTCGACCGAATTTGGAGCCTGCCTTACCGATGGGCCCGGCCACAACTGTAGCAGCCCCTTCGATACCAGCGAAGACCGCAAAACCTTCGATTCCACCCTCGCTGTAAGCTTTGTAGCCCTCATAAGCTGTGTACGCTCCTAGCCCAATGAGCAACAAGGGCGCCACCGCTGCGTTCCCGTCCAAATCAGTCAGATTGACAGGGTTCTGCCCCGCAAAGGCGTAGGTGCTCAGGTTACGCGGGGCATAGACGCCGAGCGCCGGGCCGCCGAAGAGGTAGTCCGCCTGCATCGGGTCAGGCGAGGCCCAGATACCAAGGTCGCGGCTATAGTATCGCGCTCCGAAAGACGAGAACCCGGTGGTGCGATCAAGCTCCTTACCGTGGAACACCGGCGGAAGCGCCCCCGGTGCGCCATCCGGCTTGGCCAGAGCGGTGCCGGTCAGCTCTATACCGAACGGACTGAACTCGCGCCGTGCGATCAGCGTATGCTCTGCGTTTGTCACTTCGCCCGTGGCGAGGACGCTTGCTGTGATCGTGCCCACGGCGAGATCGGGATAGAGGAAGGTGATCCTTGGCTCGGCTGTCTCGCTGACTGGCGGCGTCATACTCGCTACAGGCAGGCTTCCCCGCGATAGCTGCACGGTTCCCCGTCCATCCGCCGGTCGGGAATAGAACGGCGTTAGATAGATCGAAGTGACCT containing:
- a CDS encoding sulfite exporter TauE/SafE family protein, which encodes MTDPALTAALWPEPALLMQMGALLVVIGAFAGVLAGLLGVGGGIVLVPAFFYAFQTLGYGGDQLMQICLATSLATIIVTSLRSVMSHNKKGAVDWEILRGWGIGIAIGAVVGVLAASSLRSTVLQGVFGGLALVIGCYLGLGRSEWRLAEAMPKGVKRMVLSPAVGFLSVLMGIGGGSFGVPLMTLHGVAVHRAVATAAGFGVIIAVPSVAGFLLLEVDPATRPPFTIGAVNLVAFFIVIAMTLITAPWGVKLAHAMDPKPLKRVFGAFLVLVALNMLRKAFGY
- a CDS encoding DUF1289 domain-containing protein, producing the protein MTDDVWKRDEIQSPCIKICVVHPEARICTGCYRSIDEIRDWSKMTNDERAGIMNDLPARAGKLVKRRGGRGARLKRG
- a CDS encoding ABC transporter substrate-binding protein, which gives rise to MWTKVVLSLLVLQSLCFPKAIEAQESKSLVIPAVDTFNLPLHYSSDGNAGGLLSITSEPLIHLAPQDERFVPWLASSVTTNDGGKTWRIALRENVYWSDGEPLDTSDIDFTFDLILTSKTFVAPIAVELRARVESVAAVDDQEFIITLRKADMRFPHSFLTTRREGTFFVIPEHVWDGKMATFSTAAVGGGLLDPLLGSGPYVADSITAAEATFIRNEDWWGAKTGLSELPEPEQVVVRFFEADEDAVEALKADEIDIGIEVDFATFEEIRVENQNVIAWSEADPIPWPGHCPRQLDFNTISPPWDNPALRRAVAHFVDQTRIVDEAFSGQNLPSPTLFPLLPGLKVYVDDLVSAGFAMPSAANPAQGDAELIAAGYAKGDDEIYEKDGEDLSLVIHVADEPAIDAAAAGVLAQILTDSGIATSIDVVSGAELWAWILPPGKFDAAYSWLSCGSVVDPFASLVRYHPKNAVEIGVRSPGYDNIARWNTPAAQQYGRIVDEIATRAPSDEEMLTLTRQAYDLISQEAPFIPLVQEARIVPFSTGRWKGWPTSDNPYAMPIIQWGQFHSMIHSLTSSN
- the ruvX gene encoding Holliday junction resolvase RuvX; protein product: MIHDVFEDFAAALPPMSALMGLDLGTKTIGVAVSDRIGAVATPLETVKRKKFSTDAARLLEIIQARDISGILLGLPRNMDGTEGPRCQSTRAFARNLMQLTDLPISFWDERLSTVAAEKALLEADTTRKRRAEVIDHVAASYILQGALDRMRHLKNG
- a CDS encoding amidohydrolase family protein produces the protein MRRRDFIKQVTISSAALASGCGQGQLNSGTPGAGQAFVDAHCHVFNASDLPTVRFLRQVVFKRYPKQALMRSGVRDPDALDVMIEFMVELLGAGAAPSADQEIAVLEGRESPKPSATTAQAARASAIEDMAQFLRTVDARRRARGPEIASAPTEQLERKQVGDTAFLNFFLDGQSRERVLTNGEPLTLQEARAASRRAFKRSGGIATYLNWFSLFRMYRHALADELIADAERQEFEMKVMTPLLVDFDEWLYQDVESSMAKQVRVMELVAQRAALASDKVPVVLNFVGYDPLREVAFRAGTKGSFSSLEIARKALTESGFAGVKLYPPMGFRASGNRGPYPRRTLKKLGFEPSHRLDETLDDLYSLCAELDAPIMAHGAASNGAGEQYDIRADPAYWIPVFEKHPELRVCLAHFGGFDKKSYGQLGPLPDSSWEWVLGRYIKAHPQQPVFVDISYMSEALGSEIERTNLATNLKAWVQRYDPKIRHIIYGSDWIMVGKERGYENYLSAVASFLKDECGFDEGARERVLYLNALRFLPFQRLSTGRQRLSSWYRANGLDPRKLPTVPPSLLQNFFGE
- the ccmI gene encoding c-type cytochrome biogenesis protein CcmI gives rise to the protein MVFWTVTALIAFSAALLLAMIIIRAREQGEPAAAYDLRVYRQQLREVDKDLARGVINEGDAERIRTEISRRILAADAQLQNRKSGHAQPKSLSLVSAVAIALLITGGTLGLYWQLGAPGYGDFGLKDRIRMAGERAENRPSQAEAEAGIPALPEPQVEEGYIKLVEQLRKTAGEREGDARGQALLAQHEANLGNFKAAYEAKANYIRLAEGKVNARDFTELAELKIMAAGGYVSPEAQTDLQKARAIDPAHGPARYYWGLMLGQIGRPDLAYREWAATLRDGPAEAPWVKGIQGQIEEMAFRAGVEYRPITPGGATAPALPGPSAEDMSSASELSAEEQQEMIRGMVTRLSDRLASEGGSAEEWARLIGALSVLGETERARTVYAEARGAFEADAEALALLETIAAQSGITE
- the dusA gene encoding tRNA dihydrouridine(20/20a) synthase DusA, producing the protein MADKNIKYNVLNASRLSVAPMMDWTDRHCRYLHRLLSRETLLYTEMVTAPALVRGGALHLLEFNAEEHPVALQLGGSDPGELAEAARLGAEAGYDEINLNCGCPSDRVQSGAFGAVLMQTPELVADCVAAMRETVDVDVTVKCRIGVDEQEPEEVLPEFLEKIRAAGCGRVTIHARKAWLQGLSPKENRDIPPLDYELVHRMKAAFPDLHVSINGGIATLAEAKAHLDRGLDGVMVGRAAYHQPADVLCAADPEIYGTGTVSDPAEAVRQMLPYIEARLSEGARLNQITRHMLGLFAGKPGARQWRRMLSEGACRAGAGPELVQEALAQVETRAAA
- a CDS encoding site-specific integrase, yielding MGETRRREVTLSDAIDKYGEDSAKAIGRTKAQVLKSIKEFDIADKLCAQIDSADIVAFAQEKLKSGVSPQTVANYLSHLSAVFTVAGPAWNYPLEERTMRNAMIVAKKLGLTQKSRHRDRRPTLDELDQLMAHFLDRSIRRPSSVPMHRVIAFAIFSTRRQEEITRITWADLDKDGKRVLVRDMKNPGEKIGNDVWCDLPDPALAIIEAMTKHASQIFPYSSDAISAAFTRATQFLGIEDLRFHDMRHEGVSRLFEIGYNVPRAAAVSGHRSWTSLKRYTPLRQAGDKFGAWTWVAEVTTTDPRQRKRRPARPSSTAKIRTKRVRHLG